The Ptiloglossa arizonensis isolate GNS036 chromosome 2, iyPtiAriz1_principal, whole genome shotgun sequence sequence AATTCGATGTAGATGGAACAATTTCTGTTGTTGTTATTCCAGAAGTACTCAATCTCGAATATACTGATTGAGCAGAAACAATTTCATTGCCAGCCATAACAGCAGGCCGTTGAGGTGCAGGTGGTAATGCAGGTTGACCACCAACCATATctatatataattaataaatgtttCATCGAGAAGATAATTAATCGCGCTCTTTTTCCAAAAAAGATACTGATACTTATTTTCAATATCTTTCAAAAGTAAAATTTGTAATGCCTGTGTATGTTATATTGTAGTGCCTGTGTATGTTGCTttttatttcttgaaaaatcTCTGATAATGTGCAACATCAAAAATAAAGATATAACTATGCTTATGTGGAAAAGACTAAAGGTAACATACTGTTTGATGAAGGAGGTGGTTCAAGTGCTACAGCCATGGATTCTTCAGTGGGCGGTGGCAAAGCTCTTTGTAGAGGTATTAAGTCATCTTCACTATTGCCATCTGATATAGCAACAATTCCATCTTCAGGTACAATAGTCATATGAAATCGAGCTACAATTTTGATCAacatgtgaaacattttttttataattaaaaatattttgagtttattttaatttatgaaccaaatataatttctattgtGGCTTATTGTGTAGAATAGTATATAtaaatttgtacactttaaagtacataaataattaaaaactcaCCATTCGTTGCAGGTAAAGCTGGTAAAGAAGGTAAAGATGGAAGCGACAAAACTTCCAAGGAGCCTTCATCTGTTTCATCATTTAACATAAGTGAAGTTGCAACTTCTGTCATTTCACCTTGAACTTCCCACTCCAATTCACCTAAAAGAGgaagaatataatataattaaattttaaatctaAAGAACGAACGGTAAGAACAAatgaaaaaaagtaatttattaataattttacttaCTGTCTGAGCTATCTGGCTCTGACTCTTGGACTTTAATACGAGGTATTACTGTCCTTAGATTTTCAGACAAATTATCACTCTTATACCAACTAGACAAATCCATATCTTTTATTACACGAGAAGATACATCGCCAGTATACTGACATAAAAGATGTGTCTaatcaaaagaagaaaaaagaaatttaataaaaacgattaaacacaaaaaatattattagttACTTACAGATTTGTCTGGTACTTCTGCAGTAATTACTGCCATCTCTAATAGATAGATAGTCAGTGCCATGACATGTTCTGATATATTGTGTCCATAGACAGCTTTGTAaagaatgattaaaatcatGGCATGAAAAACTTTGGTGCGTAACACAATCCGTGGATCATCATAATCAGGTGAAACAGGAGCAGGATGTCTAAATGGTGGCCATGGTGTTGCACTATTTTTTAACTTGCCTGATTGTTTGACACTAaaagatttataaaaatatataaaaagatttataataataaatattgaatgaaaataaattaaaataaaattagtaaaaaCACATAAGAACTTTTCATGTTTCATGAAGTTGCATATTTAGACAAAATTCATTTCTTACTATTCAGTAAAACGATCCATTGATATCTGAAAATCTATCCTATGCACTGCTCTTAATAAAACGTGCAAAGGATCAAATAACTCATCCCAAACATGTGGTTTAGGACCATACATTCCTTGTTGCATGTTTCCACTAGCTTCTAGATTTTGAGCTCTATATTGTGCTATCTGTAAACCATATTATACAAGTGAAGTTTTAtgtttatctaaaaatatatatttgaaacGTATAATAGAAATAAAGCATACATCTGCCAATACAGATTCAAAATCTCTATTTTCTGTGGTGCCACAACGTTCTGGCATTAACTCCATTAACTGACTGTGTGTCTTGTCTCCCATACATAATAAAGTAACCATTTCCAAGCGTGACATTTCAGAGTCAGACAAACCTAAAACAATATAAATatcattgaaaattatatactaattaattttatattattttaacaatAAGGGAGTAACAAAGTATTACCTAGATTTGTTCGAACATTAACCAATATAGTTAGAAATGTTAAACAGCTTTCTAACATAGGAGTAACATGCTGTTCTCTCAAATATTCATTTTGATGTGTATGACATAAACAAATACTCATCCATTCCTTTATGTGGAATCTAAatgaacaaaataattattattttatattctaagcaagaaaataaaagaataaagaaataaatttattaatacattGGATAATTACTTTTCAATGACTGTTTTTAGAAAAACATCTGGTTGTAATTTGGTTGCACACACTTGTAGAAGATAAAGATCTGCATCTGCcatagaattgcaaaaattgcatTGTATGTATGTCATAGCTTGACCCTTTATTTGAAGCCCATTGCGCACCCACAATCCATTCAAAACTTCATAGAAGGCAACCTAAATAAACATACACTGCTTTAGTTGAATTTCAACTTATTTCAAAATAAAGAAATCTGTAGAATGAATTGAAAAATTGCTtacttatataaaaaaaatttacttttataacAAGAGTATGTCGTTTAATTTCCTATGTATCTATAGAAATCTCATAATGTATGCATGATACGTGAATACCTAACGGTATTTCCGAAAACTAAAGTTTCGTACCTGACACAATTTCGCTCTTACCGTATTTTCCCACGATCATTccataaattatttctttgattcaTAATTACCGTAAAATACGTACAGACGCGTTAAGAACAAGATACaaaattttctatcatttttattttaaattattcaaaagtcgTTAGCGAAGTGAAAGGATTACATAAGTAAATAAGAAAATGCTTAACTTCTATAGACTGTTAATCTCTTATAATGTAATcatataaaaagtaaaataaatttctttttcaaaaaatgTATGCTACACATTGGCTAatgaaaatatatgaaaatcaGTAATTCTGGAACACCTAGACACCATGTTTTGTTGTACAAGCGATGCGTAAATTCATACATTGCCCCCACTAAGTCGACCAATCCTGACACTGGGAGACATTACAAAGCGAGCGCTGTGTTCAGTTCGCAACGGCTCAACCGTTAATGGACGAGGGACAAGATATCCAGTTTTAAGATAACTCAACAAGACTCTTCCACGCGTGAtagattttatatatattttcttgaacTCTTTTCATGACTCATTTATAATTCTTCCACACCTGTGTTATTCttaaaagaaaccaagaaaagaaaaaagaagtggAACAGAATTTAATTAGTGATGCATGTGCTATGATCGCGGGTTGCTTTCTACTTAAATTTGCTTCATTGTCAAGTTAAAATCAACCAGTAAAGATGATTGTAATTAATTTGAAGATTCTTTATTTCTACTTGTTAATTAATGCAGGACATATTACAAACGGATTGGACTCTTTTAGTATAATGGATGTAAAAGATATATTAAGATTTGGTCGTGAAACGATGATGGATATTCTTGAGTCGTGGGAATTAATACGTCACAAAAATCCTGGAGAGGAGAATGTCGGTTTCCCATTTGTTTAtagaatggagaaagaaataaaaaatagcaTATCagaaatatcgaataaaatagaTACTTATCAAGAAAAAATGGAAACCCGTGTAGATACAGTTAtagctaaaattttgacagaTTTACCGCTACAAGAAAGACTGAACCAAAAATTACATatgattgatcaatacgttagTCAAATCAATGATTTATATCAGAATTTTTTAAAGTTCGTCGAGACAcatagaaaatatgaaaaatacacattagaaGATTTTGCTAGAACATGCGTCTCTTCTAGATCAGGCGCCCTTCCTGATCTTTTAAAGAGTATCCATCGATTATTCGTTCCTTCATCAGACAATATCTTCAGCAGAAGTGTTCTCGTGTTATTGGCAAACCAGATGAAAGTAAGTAGTAACAAAATTTCGAATCTttcttatttcatatttttaatcaaaaattaaattttttttgaatatcatttaaattttccaatttcgtaAAAACCATTTTacggataattaaaaaaatttgtttaagatttttgacattttttctatttatattatGAAACAAATAAATCTACAATTCTTTAAAGTTGCGGAGAATAAATTTAACTTTTCGATCATTAATATTCTTGAAACAAGAATGTCTGTTACAGATATGTTGTAACAAGAACCCTATTGTAATTTAAACACAGGGTAGTATTAAGTTAAGTGGGGAAGAATATTGTAGTGATCAAGTGACATCCGACAATCAGTACCTACGTATTCAATTTGCAAGCTCGATAGGAACATGCATACAGCATTGAAGTACAAACATATTAATTATGATAAGATTATCAAAACTATTCATGATACtgaatttcgaattaattgtaATAATGAAACGTCATATTGTATTTAACAAATATTGTATAGAAAAATTCACCGACTAATTATACGTAACATAATCCGGTCGGAAttaattgtatttgaatatGGATTCTTTTTTACTAATACACAGAGAAATAAACAGTTTGAATAAATATAACAATACTGAAATGTTCATGATACATGTTCATGACTAGTGCTCATTTATGCATCTTATTTTGATTATCTCGTTCGACACTGCACTTTACATGATGCGCTTATCAAGGGAAACAATACAAGTGACAAAATAAAACACATTTTGTGTAAGATTCTATCTTTCAAATCATTATGGAGGTTACGCTTTTCCTgttttttcatgaaaaataaTGATCAAGGCAGATGTATTGCAGTTACATGACATCCAGTACGTCTCGTTGATGGAAAacataacgaaataattttcttttaaatttatttatgattCATTTCTCATTTTCTGAATAAACTGACTTCTCTATCGAAATAAAAAGTGTGTGTATAATGCTCTTCTTGACAATGAAAAGAGACATGCGCAGAAATACGTACACCATTATAGGCTGAACGATTCGAAGGTAAGAGGGGAGTAACGCCAAGTGAAATGACGAGAGAATGATACAAAATTCTCAGTGAAGTCTGAACAACCGGGAAAAGTGTTTGCTTCGCTGCAGTCGTTTGTTGTATCGAAAACACGCTTAGTGATCGCATTCTGAAAGATGATCGTCGAACCAATGTTTGTGCAACGGTGATAACAATTCAAACAGTCTAAAATTTCAGTTTGCCTACCAAAGAACTCTTGAACTGTAATCAGTGTAAAAGAATTTACTATGGCAATCTCTCAGGtttcaattttcgtttattATCTTCGAAACGGTTTAATTGATCGCATTGACCTTTTACgacctacatatatatatatacttatatactacgtatatatatacttcGAAACACTACTTTCCATTCGTTTACAATGAACGTCTTTGAGAACCATATgtgctcgataaaaaaaataatttgtttacgtACTTGAAAAGTCGTGGCATCGTACAAATATCATTGAATCTTACAAAAAACATTCAGAGATTCTGCTTCGAGATATCGTACTGGAATAACAGTACCACCTCGAAGTTTCTCACATCGTTATATTTGTTTGTATTATTTAGATGCTTACACACATGTATCTTTTCTATACAAGTGACTCGATCTTTGAAATTTTGACCTTTCGAAAACAAttcaatgtttaaaatttatatttgttattcgttttctataaaatatatttgaaattaaagatcGAACGTAATTTTCAAACAGTTGAAAATTTATGTTTTATGCGGTATGCAACCTTGACTGAAACGATATCTTTTGTGTAACATCATCTCTGTTAGAACAAAGAATACTCTTTATCACAATTTAAATGTAATGTGTATCTCTTAAATAAACGCGTAGAAATTTAGTGTTTAaaaggaaaatattaaattataaaattaattaactgTTTAATAAGTATTGTTTCTTCAACTGAAATGAGATCAAGTATCAAATGTGTAATAAGATTGCACTGTATATAAAGAAACCTTAGGTGGTTCTGCTTCTAATACGATCAAactaatttttttcaattattctcaGTCCTTATAATAAACACGTTACATCTTACAATACGCATATATGGCTGCGTAAAGTTATTATGAACTTAACTGTTTCATTATATTGGctaaaacaaacaaaatattaGCCATGCTATCTTCGATAAAGAAAAGTTACTTTCTAAAAATTTCTGCAAGAAAGAGTAAAATTAGTAATATTATATACtatattctatatataatacattttaaaaaaattcgtaaaatattggTTCTGATTCAGATTTTAAATGACCGGAAGTGCTAATAAATCCACGCAAATGTGACTCActctaatttaattaaatataatctaTTGAAAAAGTATTAATCAAGAATCGGTCCATGGTATAAGAGATAACTGTACGAATTGCATGATACTTTCGTAATCTTTCCAGGAACTAAATCATACGATATCGTTTTAATTCAACTACTGACATATCTATGTATATTTTAACGTAATCATTCGACCCTTACGTTGAATACGCTACACCTAAGTGTGTAAGTCACTTATACATATACTGAATATATAAGCATATCACGTATTTGTATTTAACATTGCTATACAGCTTAAATGTATTGTTCTCAGAAGTTTCAAGGACATTTTAACGTTTGCGAAGCCAACTGTTTTAATATTGATCTTTTTTTCAGTACTTTAAAGCTTTTAACTTTTGTCTTTACATGTAGTCGTAAATTAAGTCAATTAAATTTAAGAGAAGAAGTgttcataaattattattagacaAAGTATTCTACAACCCTTTACCCATCGACATATTCCTTCATTCGTTTTAAATTTGATTCATTACACACAGTCGCAAATTGAAACCTaagagaataaaaatttcaggCATGTTATCATAGAAGTCTTATAACCTGCATATCCGCATGTAGGTATTGCAGAGTATAATAGATCGAAATTAGAGACTATATATCTCAGTGTAATTAAAGACAACTGAAAAACCGAGGACATATCGAGAGACAAATAAAGAATGAAGAAACCAAAAGTCATTGTATGCTTGCTTTTTCTCTCAGTTATTTGGAGAGTAAAAAGTGATTTCAATAATGATGCCACTGCAATTGATGAAATGAGACATAAATTCCTACAACttgaaaaaatattggaaaCGGATTTGTTAGATacaaagttaaacgttgtaacaTTCGCAAACAATAAATATTTGCATCTCATAAAGAGTTTCAAGACCTTCGGGAACGAACTAGAACAAAAGTTTTCAACCAATGgttatgaatatttaaattcgttAAGTTCAATTTGGCTATGGGCCCGAACGGAAGTCGAACTAAAAAGCATCGACTGGCTTTATAAGGTTTTCAGACAAATGCAATCCGAAATAATCGATGAAAATGCGTATCTTGATCTCCAAAAATTAGCAGGTTTCTCGGAAACTATTTTACACGATCCAAATGCATCTATAACAAACGCACTGACTCGTATAGCTGAATTCATAATACACGACAAATTGTTCATTTCAGTCAATAAGGTATAACAGTACAAGGATAAAATTATGACATGTATTTAATACAATTTATGTCGTTTGTTAATTAACTAACATTGCCTGTATATATAAGATATAActgaatttatattttgcatGTGTAGGATGCATCTTTACAAATTTGCAATGAACATCAATCATTACAAGAATTACTTTACAACCTATATACTACAGTTACTCTCACTGAAATCAAGGGCTACAGTATGATACAATTCTCTTACATGTTACTACGGCTGTACAATCCAGGTATAGTGTAACAATTAGATGTAATCTGTATAATTTACCATCATTTATATTATATCAAGTTTTAACTCACTTTGATAAAGGTTTATAAAtttgattaattgaatttgatttccctattataaataatcctaaaaatatacttttccaATTTTAGCATAGAGTAAatgttttaacaaaatttaatgtAGGTTCTAACTTCAGTGAAGAAATGGAATTAATAAAACAACAATATGCAATGAGAACATCTGAAACTGTAAGAGCTGTGAAAACTGCCATGGCTTTTGCTCCTAAAGATCTTTGGAGGTGTGATGCAGGAGTACCTAAATTAGGTATATTTATGTGTGTATGCATTTTCATGaagcaaataaaattaaatgaaataatttttgcagATGAAACATATACCCAATTGACCCAATTATTTCAAGGGTATATTGTAAATGAAGTAGACCTGAATGACCAGTCAACTTGCCgtgagaactgcgcatattatGGATACACGAAAGTGCATGGATgttataaaaatcaattttgtgCTCAACAGCGACAGTGTAACGGTAGAATACTAAATTGTGAATACATTGAATCCGACATGTGGATTTGTCCCTCGGTAAATTAAACTTTGTTTTATACCGAACTTGTAAAGAGAATGCTTTCTGTGATACAGTCATAAATTTTTAGGCAAAAAACAGTAGTCGAAGATACGATTATATACAATTTGAAAACAATCGCAAATTCGGACAATCGACCAACTGCAAAACAACTAAAGTTGATAGCTGGTGGCGTTGGCTGTtttggcattgtagttattgtttctgCTATTGCGATGATCAGAGTTCGAAATCTGATCGGTATTTCAGTTTGCGGAGTGTCATGTCTGACGTAACAAACAATAAGTACATATTTTATTACGGACAATTTAGTATAAATGTTTGAtccgataaataataatacttcaTTCATTGTAGGGTCGTGACAGGTATTgcattgaagaaaataaaacaaataatacacatacaaaTACAAGAGGGTGAACTGATGCCACGAGGAAACATCAATAAAACTACTATCAGCTGGAAATCGATTGACGCCTTTTCCATATTAGATAGAAATGTAAAAAGTGACATTGATTATCATACTTTAACATGGGAGGAAAGAGGTTTAGATTTAGATGACTTAGTGCCAGCTCAAGATCACCTTCTAACAGGTATATTAcataaaaattgcaatttttatttcaattgtgaAAACTATATTTACGATTTCCGCTTTGTAGGTGTTAGATTTCGAACAATCGGAGCCCGCTTAAATTTAGAAATAATGGTAACACCATTTAATTTTACATCGGGAAAATTAATACAACCATTAGAAAAGAGTTTCTGGTTGAGTAATGACGTTACTACAAGGTAAAACTTATTTTAGTATTGTTTTAAAGATTTATTTGTGCCTGTAGTAACTATATTTCATTGTATGCATTATTTTGATTCACAGAACTGAATTGGAATTAAAAAATCCTGATATACCCACTCGTATTACTGTGCCATCATTACCAGACTCAAAAATAAATCAGTATTTAAATTTTGCGCCAAGTGATCGTGTAAATGATGCTGCACAAAACACAATACCATTTTTGGATATTCAACCAGTGGAATCAAATCCACCAGTTCCAATGGCGGGTGCCGGAATCTTTCATAAAGGCAGAAAGGGATCAGGAGGATATATAGCATTGAAATTGATCACATATGATTTTACTCCACATTTGCAAGTTGATTTGCCACCTGCGCCACCAGTTATTATTGATAGTCCTATGACACTAAATGCAGTGAAAGTAAACTGAATTCATTCATTTAAGTGTATTAGTAGTGACTTGcagtttataaacattttttttatatattatttctactttcatatgtgttTCATTGATTTATGTTCCATTTAGtaatgttatttgtatttcaATTCTATACGCATTTGCAAAATTTGCAAAACTGATAACAGACAGTGTCAAAAacaatctttttttaaataattctttatcaaataatttttctttctatcaTCTGCGTGCCATCTTAgcatgtatataatatttgaaacaacatttaattcaatatttaattgaaatattgttttattaccCTAATATGTTTCTttcaattcaaatttatttttaaaaatcacgaATAAAATCTATAAAACTATAAATATCCAGTTACTTTGTATAACTCTTAAGTATTTGTGTAATAACAAAATTATGCActtcaattatatattattaatctATATTAATCGATTATTCTGTAAAATAATCTAAAATATTTGAAGTGTTCCTTAAATAATCACCTCAAAATCCTGTGATGTAAAACGTTAGATGACTAAATATAaatgcgaaaaaagaaaatacacataaacgtAATAGAAATGTATAACTTGCATTTTTTTCaatctattttttttgtttgttttttgttttaataACAATACTATAAGAAAATGGTACCTTTTAAATGCGATTttagataaatttaataaatgattATATACTGTATGACCCCCGCCAAAGGAATCTAAGgatattaaaagaaagaaaaatatactcaCCTGAACCCGTAAAGGATGCATCATTAAAAGATGTAACATATCAGTAGGAGGTAATAAATCATTAAGTGTAGCTCCTTGTTGACGAACTGCTTGACACATAAATACAGCAAAATATCGATGAAGTGGAAGATGAAAAGATACTTGCGAGCTATTACTCTGCAACaagtatgaaaaaaaatattaaataactaGTACAATTTAactaattaaaaatgtatcctAATAAAGccaaataagaaaaaagataatcgatatttttgcGACATTGAAcgagtatttaaatacttaCATCATTTGGATGCGTATAATTCACAGCATCTAACCAATCTTGTAAAGCAGTAAGACAAAACGTAAGCACTCTCCGACTAAGGGTTGCACTTTCAGGACCACGCAAATGGGAAACTAAAGCCCACATTGGATACGCGCCAGCTTCCAATTCGGCGCTGAATGCCGCGTAATACGTATTAGGTTCAAAATCGACGTGTTCATTTAATTCTCGTTGATTCACATTCATCCCTGTAACAAACATAGTAAACGGCTTTAGAGATTTTTCTTACACGTCTACTAGTAGATATTTTATGAAAAGCAAATAATACCTTGAAACATGGACAGGAAATCAAACCACATTTCCAAAAGTGTATTGTCACTCATAAATCGAACAGCTACAGGTTTATGTGAAAGAACATTATTTAAATCTGACACAAGAGGCCAATAACAATGTTCTTTCATCACTTGTCGTCCACAATCTACTACATAGTGAAAATTTTTGTCTGGATCTAAAGAGAAAAGATGTTGTATATAATTTCAAAGCAAACATTTCAATGTTATGACATCACAAGGCATACATACCATGTAAAGTATTTTGGATTAAAATCTTACTCATCATGTATTTCAAACTAATTACCATTACATGTAATAACTTGTATTCATTCATCATTCTCAATGCTAGACTTTCATTACTAAAAAgctaaaatgtaaaatacaaagatgtaaaacacgattttttctctGTAAGAGAAATATTCTTCTTTCATAACACCCACCTGTACACTAACATGAACTACTCTGCTGCTCAAAGTATCAGGATCTGTTGCACGTTCAAGCATCATTGACATTCTACTATAATGTAGTATAAATGCACAAGTAAGTGCTTCTTTATAATCTTGATCTGGTAACATATTCAATAGTACACAAACTAATTTTTGTGGAAATTCATAAGCAACTGTCCAGAACATTAATTCTTCTACGAAAGTAGTATGTTCTAAATGTTCTTTGAATGATGCACATTCTAAAATCACAagtaatttattcttttataacTATGCACATAGAAATTGATAATATACACTAACAAAACATGCACAAGTCTACCTTTATATTCATCAGGTGGCTCTGGATTTGGTAAGGACTTCAATGCATCTtgatatattttattactttcttttaaataaatatcgtattCTGGTCGTCCAGTCGAAACAGTAGGATCCACGagacttttatatttttgtggATTTGTAAGTGCTGATGTCATAACGTGTCTCATTAATGCACCCATCTTATTGAAGTCAAGGAGCATGGTTAAATATCTCTCTGCACTTTGAATAGTATAATAATGTAGTCCACCAAATTtactaaaataaatagaaaaggaaatcattataaataaaatatgtatcatttataattttaataatagaaatagaaatacttAACATACAAATTGTCACGTAAATGTTGAATAAGACGAAGGATTATCCTAGGCATCATTGCTTCTGCCACACACAATAAATCTGAAGGAGCAGCAGACTTACAAACAGCAGCTTTTGAACCATGTCTGTCACAAAACCTATGGAAACAACAAGAAATGAATATCTTTATtgacaaaaataatttcaaatagttTTTctctaataatttattaaaattcttacCCTGTTTCTTTCATAACCGATATATCACCACAATCACATGCACCTCCAGCTTGACTGAGAAACATATTAAAGTCATGGCGATAGTGATTACCATTCTTGAAACATTCCGTACAAAGAGACATACATGGTGATATACCACAAGTACGACAACGGTATGCTACAAAATTAGGAGTCCAAACCAGTCCACATGTTGTAGTAGTATCATACAAACTGACTGAAATATCCAtaagtaaaaatttgtttaatactaTATGATTTGCCAAACTGACTAGTATATCTATATTTTCATATCTATACTGGTATGTATGGATGTATGTTTATCAAATAATTTTACTCGTGCCAAATACGCAAATTGCATTATACTTATATCAcagatttgaaaataatattgaaaagaaacttttttcgttaagaattttaaataatgattGAGCAATATCCGACACAAAGCTCATCAGTGTTTctgattttttattataattgaaaAGCTAACTTgcacattttcttttttaaacattttaaacattttaaacatttcaatACCATATTTATaagaacatttatttttatatgtttttATTCGGTAACATAACAAATGCTTTAAATAATACTTATagataatattttaaacaattgtatACAATACAGCTAATTCTTGGAATAAAAATGATGGAAAACATatgtaacaataataaatatgttGCGTAAGATTTGTAAGTGTAAATGTTTCTTAGGATGTTAATTATAAGTTTATTGAATTTATATATCAATTGAATACATACAATTGAAGAATCTTTTGGtttttgtaattaaaagaaaaaatgtatacaATACCTATATCAGCAAATTCTTCAGGCTTACGACCACCAGCCATTAACCATTGACACCAGTCGA is a genomic window containing:
- the Ubr3 gene encoding ubr3 ubiquitin ligase isoform X2, with the protein product MASISITPAELIMNKGKRSAAAYVHAECSNSALNTGCPQHLNEILNIILNPSDPITEWETVDWCQWLMAGGRKPEEFADIVSLYDTTTTCGLVWTPNFVAYRCRTCGISPCMSLCTECFKNGNHYRHDFNMFLSQAGGACDCGDISVMKETGFCDRHGSKAAVCKSAAPSDLLCVAEAMMPRIILRLIQHLRDNFKFGGLHYYTIQSAERYLTMLLDFNKMGALMRHVMTSALTNPQKYKSLVDPTVSTGRPEYDIYLKESNKIYQDALKSLPNPEPPDEYKECASFKEHLEHTTFVEELMFWTVAYEFPQKLVCVLLNMLPDQDYKEALTCAFILHYSRMSMMLERATDPDTLSSRVVHVSVQLFSNESLALRMMNEYKLLHVMVISLKYMMSKILIQNTLHDPDKNFHYVVDCGRQVMKEHCYWPLVSDLNNVLSHKPVAVRFMSDNTLLEMWFDFLSMFQGMNVNQRELNEHVDFEPNTYYAAFSAELEAGAYPMWALVSHLRGPESATLSRRVLTFCLTALQDWLDAVNYTHPNDSNSSQVSFHLPLHRYFAVFMCQAVRQQGATLNDLLPPTDMLHLLMMHPLRVQVAFYEVLNGLWVRNGLQIKGQAMTYIQCNFCNSMADADLYLLQVCATKLQPDVFLKTVIEKFHIKEWMSICLCHTHQNEYLREQHVTPMLESCLTFLTILVNVRTNLGLSDSEMSRLEMVTLLCMGDKTHSQLMELMPERCGTTENRDFESVLADIAQYRAQNLEASGNMQQGMYGPKPHVWDELFDPLHVLLRAVHRIDFQISMDRFTEYVKQSGKLKNSATPWPPFRHPAPVSPDYDDPRIVLRTKVFHAMILIILYKAVYGHNISEHVMALTIYLLEMAVITAEVPDKSTHLLCQYTGDVSSRVIKDMDLSSWYKSDNLSENLRTVIPRIKVQESEPDSSDSELEWEVQGEMTEVATSLMLNDETDEGSLEVLSLPSLPSLPALPATNARFHMTIVPEDGIVAISDGNSEDDLIPLQRALPPPTEESMAVALEPPPSSNNMVGGQPALPPAPQRPAVMAGNEIVSAQSVYSRLSTSGITTTEIVPSTSNSHKHFKRRDLLGGQLQPKTVKVGESIISLLLRLHSQLSDVPDSYNPEQSTTLDNEASSSSAAQPKESRIGDGPFFISQLLNKIANLDPMCRDTIVDTRNKLWPRMQKCEDKQREREYREREEKRRRVKERQQELMAEFANKQKQFMEKAMKTDEAGVSGMDWDQDDNATKLTSKKEYDCVICNQTTPSSEDAPMGLVVLVQATSVIGHERQQPERLVLPTSDEDPPIPKRDTRGAYFNRRMDEMNHHFDTVSWLLSVNSGWEGGVHVQTCGHHLHLDCLKLYLQSLRDQERQQSLAVDSGEYLCPLCRQLANSVLPLSPQLGECAAVVRSRHASSATILSELNSFLKEIQRNPLSTNLAVAMGKAMEDMTSCTYLKYKQKNYSPSHQSLFLFVTSVARTNFEVELVQRGGSLCMLSPTTIPLTPKRDCIVALLHVLAMHARVLTTWPVHHTWQQLSGIPPEPATSLALTPHEREVPLLLRDPTALLIQFILLLPLHLDQTYFSSVVKVIYNLLYYQVILQISCSLTQAERNTIMKRIQCRDRTPMSSETILSRLIEYFNESALYRSDDIVYNPSTSSSTPYARVKMHSIEQQIQSMCLPFLRVAALLRYHLYEQPLPLVRTPQTEFVRLVYYLELVSEGMEWNIFNATVALNWQDSEATISVPRLWCDQFLAFVNQSDAARNLIMKQHISWQVPKLLNLPREYEKIFTYYHERQCNQCNSFPQEISICLLCGTIVCLKQGCCKFRNMCEAVQHSIDCGGGTGIYLVVTSTYIIVIRGRRACLWGSLYLDDFEEEDRDLKRGKPLYLNQDRYQLLEQQWLAHRFDHTKKMWVWHRDAL